A single genomic interval of Nocardioides palaemonis harbors:
- the fdxA gene encoding ferredoxin codes for MTYVIAQPCVDLKDRACVDECPVDCIYEGKRMLYIHPDECVDCGACEPVCPVEAIFYEDDTPEEWKGFYDANVHFFDDLGSPGGAAKMGVIDADHALVAALPPQEHDE; via the coding sequence GTGACCTACGTCATCGCCCAGCCGTGCGTCGACCTCAAGGACCGCGCGTGCGTCGACGAGTGCCCCGTCGACTGCATCTACGAGGGCAAGCGGATGCTCTACATCCACCCCGACGAGTGCGTCGACTGCGGTGCCTGCGAGCCGGTGTGCCCGGTCGAGGCGATCTTCTACGAGGACGACACCCCGGAGGAGTGGAAGGGCTTCTACGACGCCAACGTCCACTTCTTCGACGACCTCGGCTCGCCCGGCGGTGCCGCGAAGATGGGCGTCATCGACGCCGACCACGCGCTCGTCGCCGCGCTGCCCCCGCAGGAGCACGACGAGTGA
- a CDS encoding TolB family protein gives MPHRTPRRTLTTALVALTTGLAALLAGVGTGAGAAGASAPTAASADARPATAHARRAGLDGRIAFVRGGQVFSMDRWGGDVRQLTTSGTNTHPQWSPDGQRIAYLHEAGGRRDIWVMSSGGGRQRAVTTTGDVSSEGASWAPGGKRLAFADGQGQLMTVASQPPFGVQQALGYPTGGFCDVGDTGVRGPVPVDRYLSWSPDGRIAVVNHGDCYFDDRLDHYVVDTQELRQYDASGADCCGYHLWSDLFWGPGSEFGYTLEDFGPYGDEPQPTRIVYPGFRSLDGDTGGAPSPSGHFLALSTTRDGQSVVVRARADGFGRTVLAVGAQPDWQQRP, from the coding sequence ATGCCGCACCGCACGCCACGCCGCACGCTCACGACCGCGCTCGTCGCGCTCACCACCGGGCTCGCCGCACTCCTCGCCGGCGTCGGCACCGGCGCCGGTGCGGCCGGGGCCTCGGCGCCCACCGCCGCGTCGGCGGACGCCCGCCCGGCCACCGCCCACGCGCGTCGCGCGGGCCTCGACGGCCGCATCGCCTTCGTCCGCGGCGGACAGGTCTTCTCGATGGACCGCTGGGGCGGCGACGTGCGACAGCTGACCACGAGCGGCACCAACACCCACCCGCAGTGGTCGCCCGACGGCCAGCGGATCGCCTACCTGCACGAGGCCGGCGGTCGCCGCGACATCTGGGTGATGTCGTCCGGCGGCGGGCGCCAGCGCGCGGTCACCACCACCGGCGACGTGAGCAGCGAGGGCGCGTCGTGGGCACCCGGCGGCAAGCGCCTCGCCTTCGCCGACGGCCAGGGTCAGCTGATGACGGTCGCCTCCCAGCCGCCGTTCGGCGTGCAGCAGGCCCTCGGCTACCCGACCGGCGGCTTCTGCGACGTGGGAGACACCGGGGTCCGCGGACCGGTCCCGGTCGACCGCTACCTCTCCTGGTCGCCCGACGGCCGGATCGCCGTGGTCAACCACGGCGACTGCTACTTCGACGACCGGCTCGACCACTACGTCGTCGACACCCAGGAGCTGCGGCAGTACGACGCCTCCGGCGCGGACTGCTGCGGCTACCACCTGTGGAGCGACCTGTTCTGGGGGCCGGGCAGCGAGTTCGGCTACACGCTCGAGGACTTCGGACCCTACGGCGACGAGCCGCAGCCGACCCGCATCGTCTACCCCGGCTTCCGCTCCCTCGACGGTGACACCGGCGGCGCCCCGTCACCGTCCGGGCATTTCCTGGCGCTGTCGACGACCCGTGACGGCCAGTCGGTCGTGGTGCGGGCGCGGGCCGACGGCTTCGGCCGCACCGTGCTGGCCGTCGGGGCGCAGCCGGACTGGCAGCAGCGCCCCTGA
- the dapC gene encoding succinyldiaminopimelate transaminase — protein sequence MVEEVAQRPSRDHRKVSQRLPDFPWDKLTAHAATARAHPDGIVDLSVGTPVDPTPEVVQEALRAAADSPGYPTTIGLEATRQAAIDWLARRHGVTGLGLDGVLPVTGSKELIASMALHLGIGPGDLVGYPALAYPTYEVGAALAGADSLATDSLTAFGPRTPRLLWLNSPANPSGRVLPLDHLRKVVDWCRERGTVLVSDECYIECAWEGERPLSILDPQVNGGSLDGLLAVHSLSKRSNLAGYRCAFLAGDPALVGELLAIRKNLGLQMPGPQQRAMIEALADDAHVEEQHARYAARRAALKGALEGAGFTIDHSEASLYLWAQRRTEAGPQDCWSTVAWLADRGILVAPGDFYGTAGRHHVRVAFTATDERVAAAVSRLAG from the coding sequence ATGGTCGAGGAGGTCGCGCAGCGACCGTCACGAGACCACCGGAAGGTCTCGCAGCGTCTCCCTGACTTCCCCTGGGACAAGCTCACGGCCCACGCCGCCACGGCCCGCGCGCACCCCGACGGGATCGTCGACCTCTCGGTCGGCACCCCCGTCGACCCGACCCCCGAGGTCGTGCAGGAGGCGCTGCGGGCCGCGGCGGACTCGCCCGGCTACCCGACGACCATCGGCCTCGAGGCCACCCGGCAGGCGGCGATCGACTGGCTGGCGCGTCGTCACGGCGTGACCGGTCTCGGGCTCGACGGCGTGCTGCCGGTGACCGGCTCCAAGGAGCTGATCGCCTCGATGGCGCTGCACCTCGGCATCGGCCCGGGTGACCTGGTCGGCTACCCCGCCCTGGCCTACCCGACCTACGAGGTGGGGGCCGCGCTCGCCGGCGCCGACAGCCTCGCCACCGACTCGCTCACCGCGTTCGGCCCCCGCACCCCGCGGCTGCTGTGGCTCAACAGCCCGGCCAACCCGAGCGGCCGCGTCCTGCCGCTCGACCACCTGCGCAAGGTCGTGGACTGGTGCCGCGAGCGCGGCACGGTGCTGGTCTCGGACGAGTGCTACATCGAGTGTGCGTGGGAGGGCGAGCGTCCGCTCTCGATCCTCGACCCGCAGGTCAACGGGGGTTCGCTCGACGGCCTGCTCGCGGTCCACTCGCTGTCCAAGCGCTCCAACCTCGCGGGCTACCGCTGCGCCTTCCTCGCCGGCGACCCGGCGCTGGTCGGCGAGCTGCTCGCGATCCGCAAGAACCTCGGCCTGCAGATGCCCGGACCGCAGCAGCGCGCGATGATCGAGGCCCTGGCCGACGACGCCCACGTCGAGGAGCAGCATGCCCGTTACGCCGCGCGCCGCGCGGCCCTGAAGGGCGCGCTCGAGGGCGCCGGCTTCACCATCGACCACTCCGAGGCCTCGCTCTACCTCTGGGCGCAGCGCCGGACCGAGGCGGGCCCGCAGGACTGCTGGTCGACCGTGGCCTGGCTCGCCGACCGCGGGATCCTCGTCGCGCCGGGCGACTTCTACGGCACCGCCGGGCGGCACCACGTCCGGGTCGCCTTCACCGCCACCGACGAGCGCGTCGCCGCCGCGGTCTCCCGCCTCGCCGGGTGA
- a CDS encoding PKD domain-containing protein yields MPHVLRTATPVTVTLAVAGGLLSAVPAVAAPVVEPPGWTPTTTLSATTDVARGAGVAADASGATTAVWVARDATSGSIFANRVVTRTHDASGWSTPVDLAAGLADVSRPVVVAGPGGRATAVWALGYKTNSLVVASSRSAAGTWSAPVALSQNLTASATAIDVDLDASADGTVTAAWVEDGVVVTSTRPVDGTWSATVAVSPADQYAYRTDLDVTADGSAAVTWRSNDRGAPPMPAPEDHVGAATRVPGSAWAEPVEVAATDDVGDPVVAVAPDGTTTLAWPDTTVEGGSLVSARRPVGGSWSAPETVATGAVGQAALVALPDGRVTAAWTQDVAAGSYVAYADRAGSTWSSATSFYPVSGAASDVSLVVDASGSTAATWVNRDPAGRPFVQVARRPAGQGWVAVDDLTGPITDRQLPSPEPQVAWDGDGNLTSVWSRINGVDNVVQTRTFDAVAPTIVSVDAPARARTKDRVTYSVTASDAWGPVSATWRFSELSPDAGTSVHHTYTRPGTYNVRLVVTDAAGNETVRFVTTKVSWARPGLKVRTNRRAIHRAGSSRSPRKVRARIALTQGAKVTVEVKRAGRSRTVARVTKRLAAGHRTLRLSSRIGGRNLAVGRYTLVVRAKNGHGASRTVKVPLRVKR; encoded by the coding sequence ATGCCACACGTCCTGCGCACAGCAACACCCGTCACCGTCACCCTGGCCGTCGCCGGAGGCCTGCTGTCCGCGGTCCCGGCCGTGGCCGCACCGGTCGTCGAGCCGCCGGGGTGGACGCCGACCACCACGCTGTCCGCCACCACCGACGTCGCGCGGGGCGCCGGCGTGGCCGCCGACGCGTCAGGCGCGACGACCGCGGTGTGGGTCGCACGCGACGCGACGTCCGGCAGCATCTTCGCCAACCGGGTCGTGACGAGGACCCACGATGCCAGCGGCTGGTCCACCCCGGTCGACCTCGCGGCCGGCCTCGCGGACGTGTCACGGCCGGTGGTCGTGGCCGGCCCCGGAGGCCGGGCCACCGCCGTCTGGGCGTTGGGCTACAAGACCAACAGCCTCGTCGTGGCCTCCTCCCGGTCCGCCGCGGGGACGTGGTCGGCTCCCGTGGCCCTGAGCCAGAACCTCACGGCGTCCGCCACCGCGATCGACGTGGACCTCGACGCGTCCGCCGACGGCACGGTGACCGCGGCATGGGTCGAGGACGGCGTGGTGGTGACGTCCACCCGGCCGGTCGACGGGACCTGGTCGGCGACGGTGGCCGTGTCGCCGGCCGACCAGTACGCCTACCGCACCGACCTCGACGTCACCGCCGACGGCTCGGCCGCGGTCACCTGGCGCAGCAACGACCGCGGTGCCCCGCCGATGCCCGCGCCGGAGGACCACGTGGGCGCCGCGACGCGGGTCCCGGGCAGCGCGTGGGCCGAGCCCGTCGAGGTCGCCGCCACCGACGACGTCGGGGACCCGGTCGTCGCTGTGGCACCGGACGGCACCACCACCCTCGCCTGGCCCGACACGACCGTCGAGGGCGGGAGCCTGGTCAGCGCCCGTCGCCCCGTGGGCGGCAGCTGGTCGGCGCCGGAGACGGTCGCGACCGGTGCGGTCGGGCAGGCCGCACTCGTCGCGCTCCCCGACGGCCGGGTGACCGCCGCCTGGACCCAGGACGTCGCAGCCGGCTCGTACGTCGCGTACGCCGACCGCGCGGGCTCCACCTGGAGCAGCGCGACCTCCTTCTACCCCGTCTCCGGTGCCGCCTCGGACGTGTCGCTGGTCGTCGACGCGAGCGGCAGCACCGCCGCGACGTGGGTCAACCGGGACCCGGCCGGGCGGCCGTTCGTCCAGGTGGCCCGCCGACCCGCGGGCCAGGGCTGGGTCGCCGTCGACGACCTGACGGGGCCCATCACCGACCGCCAGCTCCCCTCCCCCGAGCCGCAGGTGGCGTGGGACGGCGACGGCAACCTCACCTCGGTGTGGAGCCGGATCAACGGCGTGGACAACGTGGTCCAGACCCGCACCTTCGATGCGGTGGCACCCACCATCGTGTCGGTCGACGCACCGGCCAGGGCGAGGACCAAGGACCGGGTGACGTACTCGGTGACGGCCTCCGACGCGTGGGGACCCGTCTCGGCCACCTGGCGTTTCAGCGAGCTGAGCCCCGACGCCGGCACGAGCGTCCATCACACCTACACGCGGCCGGGCACGTACAACGTCAGGCTCGTGGTCACCGACGCCGCCGGCAACGAGACCGTCCGCTTCGTCACCACCAAGGTGTCGTGGGCCCGCCCGGGCCTGAAGGTGCGCACCAACCGTCGCGCCATCCACCGGGCCGGCTCGTCCCGCTCCCCGCGAAAGGTCCGTGCGCGCATCGCGCTCACCCAGGGGGCGAAGGTGACCGTCGAGGTCAAGCGGGCGGGGCGGTCGCGGACCGTGGCCCGGGTGACCAAGCGCCTCGCGGCCGGCCACCGCACGCTCCGTCTCTCGAGCCGGATCGGCGGACGCAACCTGGCCGTCGGTCGCTACACCCTGGTCGTGCGGGCGAAGAACGGCCACGGTGCCAGCCGCACGGTGAAGGTGCCGCTGCGCGTCAAGCGCTGA
- the dapD gene encoding 2,3,4,5-tetrahydropyridine-2,6-dicarboxylate N-succinyltransferase: MTAASGYGLLTLHTGASGDSVLDAWFPSPVLGATEGDAPAELTALEGEDEARGVRREVRLVEVADLADAPASTEDVWLRLHLLSHRLVRPHGQSLEGIFGLLANVVWTSAGPCAVEGFEATRARLRAAGHHVTVLGVDKFPRMTDYVLPTGVRIADADRVRLGAHLAEGTTVMHEGFVNFNAGTLGTSMVEGRISAGVVVGDGSDVGGGSSIMGTLSGGGKETISVGERCLLGANAGIGISLGDDCVVEAGCYVTAGTKVTVTDLDGKPQVVKAATLSGADNVLFRRNSVSGAIEAVPWKGDGIALNAALHAN; encoded by the coding sequence GTGACTGCTGCCTCCGGCTACGGCCTGCTGACCCTCCACACCGGCGCGTCGGGCGACTCCGTCCTCGACGCCTGGTTCCCCTCCCCCGTGCTCGGCGCGACCGAGGGCGACGCGCCTGCGGAGCTGACCGCGCTGGAGGGCGAGGACGAGGCACGCGGCGTACGCCGCGAGGTGCGGCTCGTGGAGGTGGCCGACCTCGCGGACGCGCCCGCGAGCACCGAGGACGTCTGGCTGCGGCTGCACCTGCTGTCCCACCGGCTGGTGCGCCCGCACGGGCAGTCCCTCGAGGGGATCTTCGGCCTGCTGGCCAACGTCGTGTGGACCTCCGCCGGTCCGTGCGCGGTCGAGGGCTTCGAGGCGACCCGCGCCCGCCTGCGCGCGGCCGGCCACCACGTCACCGTCCTCGGGGTCGACAAGTTCCCCCGCATGACCGACTACGTCCTGCCCACGGGCGTCCGCATCGCCGACGCCGACCGCGTCCGCCTCGGCGCCCACCTGGCCGAGGGCACGACGGTCATGCACGAGGGCTTCGTCAACTTCAACGCCGGCACCCTCGGCACCTCGATGGTCGAGGGCCGCATCTCGGCCGGCGTGGTCGTCGGCGACGGCTCCGACGTCGGCGGCGGCTCGTCGATCATGGGCACCCTCTCGGGCGGCGGCAAGGAGACGATCTCGGTCGGCGAGCGCTGCCTGCTCGGCGCCAACGCCGGCATCGGCATCTCGCTCGGCGACGACTGCGTCGTCGAGGCGGGCTGCTACGTCACCGCCGGCACGAAGGTCACCGTCACGGACCTCGACGGCAAGCCGCAGGTCGTGAAGGCGGCCACGCTCTCGGGCGCCGACAACGTGCTGTTCCGCCGCAACTCGGTGTCCGGTGCCATCGAGGCCGTGCCGTGGAAGGGCGACGGCATCGCCCTCAACGCGGCGCTGCACGCCAACTAG
- a CDS encoding DinB family protein, with protein sequence MSFDGMWLPTDQDPRMQDLQPTRGEKECLVGYLEHYRQTLALKCNGLDAQQLATKAVPPSNISLLGLVRHMARVEQSWFRRVIEERMDLPRLFQEEGGDTGFTFPEADDDLVREAHALWQGEIAYAREVLDRTDLDTVVDVHGEPTEVRDIIVHMIEEYARHCGHADLVRERVDGRTGQ encoded by the coding sequence ATGAGCTTCGACGGCATGTGGCTGCCCACCGACCAGGACCCGCGGATGCAGGACCTCCAGCCCACCCGCGGTGAGAAGGAGTGCCTCGTGGGCTACCTCGAGCACTACCGCCAGACGCTCGCGCTCAAGTGCAACGGGCTCGACGCGCAGCAGCTGGCGACGAAGGCGGTGCCGCCGTCGAACATCTCCCTGCTGGGCCTGGTGCGCCACATGGCGCGGGTGGAGCAGAGCTGGTTCCGCCGGGTGATCGAGGAGCGGATGGACCTCCCGCGGCTGTTCCAGGAGGAGGGCGGCGACACCGGGTTCACCTTCCCCGAGGCCGACGACGACCTCGTCCGCGAGGCGCACGCGCTGTGGCAGGGCGAGATCGCCTACGCCCGCGAGGTGCTCGACCGCACCGACCTCGACACCGTCGTCGACGTCCACGGCGAGCCGACCGAGGTGCGCGACATCATCGTGCACATGATCGAGGAGTACGCGCGCCACTGCGGGCACGCCGACCTCGTCCGCGAGCGCGTGGACGGACGCACCGGGCAGTAG
- a CDS encoding helix-turn-helix transcriptional regulator produces MHNRLRVLREEAGLSQSECADALGVSRQTVISIEKGHFDPRLSLAFRIGRLFDVAVDEVFTPED; encoded by the coding sequence ATGCACAACCGGCTCCGCGTCCTCCGGGAGGAGGCCGGGCTGTCCCAGTCGGAGTGCGCGGACGCGCTCGGGGTCTCGCGCCAGACGGTCATCTCGATCGAGAAGGGGCACTTCGACCCCCGCCTCTCGCTGGCCTTCCGGATCGGACGGCTCTTCGACGTCGCCGTGGACGAGGTGTTCACGCCCGAGGACTGA
- a CDS encoding NAD(P)-dependent oxidoreductase, with translation MRVTVLGTGTMGAGMARSLLREGHDVTVWNRTAARAEPLAADGARVAASASDAVAGAEAVVTILFDTVSVLEVMTEVSLPAGCVWVQAATIGVDGTERVAALAGERGWLLVDAPVLGTKAPAEQGALVVLAAGEDAALEAARPVTDAIGSRVVRAGTRPGEAARLKLVCNAWVATLTAAVGQSVALAEALGLDPQLFLAALEGGAVDTPYAHVKGAAMLAGDYPPSFAVDGVRKDLGLIRDAARASSTDDRLLTAVLDLFEQASASGHGADDMAAVRTAF, from the coding sequence ATGCGGGTGACGGTGCTGGGCACGGGGACGATGGGCGCGGGCATGGCCCGCTCGCTGCTGCGCGAGGGACACGACGTCACCGTCTGGAACCGGACGGCCGCGCGCGCCGAGCCGCTGGCTGCCGACGGCGCCCGGGTCGCGGCCAGCGCGTCCGACGCCGTCGCCGGGGCGGAGGCCGTGGTGACGATCCTCTTCGACACGGTGTCCGTGCTGGAGGTGATGACCGAGGTCTCCCTCCCTGCGGGATGCGTGTGGGTGCAGGCGGCCACGATCGGCGTCGACGGCACCGAGCGCGTCGCTGCCCTCGCCGGCGAGCGTGGCTGGCTGCTGGTCGACGCCCCGGTCCTCGGCACCAAGGCGCCGGCCGAGCAGGGCGCGCTGGTCGTGCTCGCCGCGGGGGAGGACGCCGCGCTCGAGGCGGCACGCCCGGTGACCGACGCGATCGGGTCGCGCGTGGTCCGCGCCGGGACCCGTCCGGGCGAGGCCGCGCGGCTCAAGCTCGTCTGCAACGCGTGGGTCGCGACGCTGACGGCCGCGGTCGGGCAGTCCGTCGCGCTCGCCGAGGCGCTGGGCCTGGACCCGCAGCTGTTCCTCGCCGCGCTCGAGGGCGGCGCGGTCGACACGCCGTACGCCCACGTCAAGGGCGCGGCGATGCTCGCGGGGGACTACCCGCCGTCCTTCGCCGTCGACGGGGTCCGCAAGGACCTCGGCCTGATCCGCGACGCCGCGCGGGCCAGCTCGACCGACGACCGGCTGCTGACCGCGGTGCTCGACCTGTTCGAGCAGGCCAGCGCGTCCGGCCACGGCGCCGACGACATGGCGGCGGTCCGCACCGCCTTCTGA